The following proteins come from a genomic window of Excalfactoria chinensis isolate bCotChi1 chromosome 6, bCotChi1.hap2, whole genome shotgun sequence:
- the LOC140253742 gene encoding uncharacterized protein, producing MWVSLPGASVAGRDREAWKWACTHPKGASQLQSFVLAVTGDREEREASGARLQLRGLEDCRVKTIGAAFGKREKDGRQNYRFSLSRQVVESCGPGILKLGPQHSQWNNHHKATEAREMNSRIFFHIGKEMNSRIFFFHIGKGDEQQYFLFTSAREPNSRIFFTSRSVAEHRLRQGGRRGASRQTRRSATRKPVGMRIRRHQESKSIKQKNKEDGPDGSSCAKSKADSTAFLHLYNIK from the exons ATGTGGGTTTCATTGCCGGGGGCGTCCGTCGCAGGCCGGGACCGAGAAGCGTGGAAATGGGCGTGCACGCATCCAAAAGGAGCTTCTCAACTTCAGTCGTTTGTTCTAGCT GTGACAGGAGACCGGGAGGAGCGCGAGGCCTCCGGAGCTCGTCTTCAATTGCGA ggaCTGGAGGACTGCAGGGTAAAGACGATCGGCGCAGCTTTTGGGAAACGTGAGAAGGACGGCCGGCAGAACTACAGGTTTTCACTCTCCAGACAGGTTGTGGAGTCGTGTGGTCCCGGGATACTCAAGTTGGGCCCGCAGCATTCGCAATGGAATAACCATCACAAAGCCACGGAAGCAAGGGAgatgaacagcaggattttctttcacatcggcaaggagatgaacagcaggatttttttctttcacatcggcaagggagatgaacagcaatattttctgttcaCATCGGCAAGGGAGCcgaacagcaggatttttttcacATCGCGTTCTGTAGCGGAGCATCGGCTTCGACAGGGAGGACGGAGGGGAGCGAGCCGTCAGACGAGAAGGTCGGCCACCCGGAAGCCCGTCGGGATGAGGATACGGCGTCACCAG GAAAGCAAGTCAATTaagcagaagaataaagaagatggTCCTGATGGTTCCTCTTGTGCCAAGTCAAAGGCTGACTCCACTGCTTTTCTACATTTGTATAACattaaataa